A stretch of DNA from Caretta caretta isolate rCarCar2 chromosome 24, rCarCar1.hap1, whole genome shotgun sequence:
TCCTTCAGTCCCAAAACATCCCCCTTGCTTCCCAGGGACCAGATGCAAAGGAGAAAATCCAGCTTCTGTTTCTGGGGTGACTCTCTTTTGCAATATTACCGCTGGAAAAACACTGCCCCAGCCCACGATCtttgagacctggcaaactcatACCAGCGTTGGGCTGCTTTCAGCTGGTAATAaactcacagcagtgttgcataAATAATATACAGCCTTGGATTGCTAAACCATGCTTTTCTTCGACAAATAgcaaagggagagaggctggacaGAGAAAAGATAAGGCAGGGAAGAAAAATGGCACACTGGGGtaaggggggaaaggggagatgaAGTCTCACATCTCAAGTGGTGTTCAGGAGTTAGCTGGAACTGGTGGAGGTGGCATTGTCATCTGGACCCCCCTCTCTAGCCCGCTTTGTCAGGGCATCTCTCAGGATTGGGGTGAAGAAGGTCCAGGGCCCCTggagacaaaatgaaattcagtcaagacaagtgcaaagtatgacacttaggaaggaaaacttCAGTGCAGAGCTACAAGCTGGGGAATAACTGACCGCACGGTTGTACCACTGAAATGGAGATCAGAGTGGATCACAGATTGATTGGGAGCCAGCAATCTGacacagttgtgaaaaaggctgtTATCACTGTGTGGTGTATTAATGGGCGTGTCATAGGTCGGACATGGGAGGTCATTGTCCCGCTCTGCTTGGCACCAgggaggccccagctggagaacTGGACCCAGTTCTGGGTGCCGCGCTTTAGGAGAGatggggacaaactggagagagtccagaggagagcaagagaAATGATCAAAGGTTCAGAAAACCCGACCTGTGAGGACAGGTTACAGAAACTGGGCATGGTCAGTCTGGAGAGAAGAAGACCAAGGGGGTACCTGAGACCAGGCtgcaaatatgttaaaggctggtTCAGAGAGGCCAGGGATCAaatgttttccatgtccactgaaggtaataTAAGGTACAACAGGctttatctgcagcaagggaactGGGGGCTGGATAGTAGGAAAAAATCTCTAACTCTCAGGTGACAAGTTTCaaaggggtagccctgttagtctgtttcagcaaagacaacaaagagtcctgtggcaccttaaagactaacaaatttatttgggcataagctttaatgGGCTGGAGCCCACTTCGTCAGGGCAGTTCAGCTCTGGAATTGGCTTCCAACGGcggctgtgggatccccatcactggatggttttaagaccaggttggacaaaTTCCCACCAGGGCTGGTCCAGGTTGCCTCAgcgctagggttgccaactttctgatggcagaaaactgaacacccttgccccgtccccttccccaaggccccaccccctgctaactccatcccctctccctctgtcgctcactgtcccccacccttgctcacttaTTCAttttcagggtgcaggaaggcaTGAGGGCTCCAGATTGGAGCCAGGGATGACGGgtttgaggtgtaggagggggctttgggctgggggtgaggcCAAGGGATttgaagtgcaggagggggctgcggcatgaggcagggggttggggtgtgggagcgggtataggctctgggctgagactgTGGGCTCttgggtgaggccagaaatgaggggttcaggatgtgggaggagcctccaggctggggcagggggttgggttgtgagagggggtatgggctctgggttggggtaggggggtggggctggggatgaggggattagggtgcaggaggggactccgggttggggccaaggggtttggagttcaggagggggctccaggctggggcatggggctggggtgtgggaggggatgaggggtgcaggttccaggcgGGGCTGACCTCAGGCAGCTTCCAGAAGCGGCAGcatgtctctctggctcctaggtgtaggggcGGCCAGGGggttctgcgtgctgcccccatctgcaagcgctgcccctgcagttcccattggccatggttcccagacaatgggagctgcagaatttaaactatggggaatcaaactcatttgtgattttcatacagaacttctttaatatgatccaacaacaccacacacacacacacacacacagagagtccaagacttacacacacacagtccaagACTCAtgatcacacacagacacacacaatatGAGACTCATACTTGCATACTCCCAGAGTCCAACACTCACAATTACACACAGAAAGACACACAGTATCTGAGATTCGTGATTacagacaaacacacacgcacacgacCATTTTCTCCTGTCTGCTTTATTCCGTTAATCCCACGAAAGGGGAAGTGAATCCGAGCGGGACATGGGAGCCTTTGGCAGGGGGGCACCCGCCCGCCACCTGCGGTGTGGTTATCCAGGGCCACGTGGCACGGGCGTGGGGATCAGGAGAGGACCTTCGCCAGCAGGACGGTAACAAGGGCTGGGAGGACGAGTCTGGCTGGTTCTGGAGCCATGCTGGCCACATGGGAGGCTGGTCTGCATTCGGCCGTGGTGAGATCCATACTGAACCCCCCGAAGGCCCCTTTGAACCGTTGTATATTGGTGCAGGCGGACTCGGTGGCGCAGCCTTTCATGGTGGTGTGTATGGTTGTCCCACCTGTGGGGGACCAAACAGCGGGGTCAGTGTCTAGCGACCTATGACCTCTTATGGCTCTGACCCTATACAaacaccctccccctcctcctctgcgcCACTCCCTGCTGCCCATCTAGACCTGCCCCCAACAgtctccccccccagctctgatATAGTCTCACTCTGTGGAcacctgggcaagtcatgtaGGGCCCTGATCCCCAATGAACTTTGGAGCAGGCCTGTGTTAGTCCCACCATTCACCAGGCAATGGTGTAGCTCACtgatggtgtcagagctgggatccctAAGAAGCTCTCAGTCAAGGGGTCTGTACAGAATCTGGCATGTCAGTGGTTtgatcattggcctgctaaacccagggttgtgagttcaatctttgagggggccatttagggatccggggcaaaaattggggatcggtcctgctttgagcagggggttggactagatgacctcctgaggtcccttccaaccctgatattctatgattctatgattctatgtcggGACTCCCAATTTCAgccggagggtgggggggcatgcagcaccttgcacagcgGGGATCCCCGTCTCAGCCAAGGGGTCTGTGCAACATCCGGATCAAAAAGGTCCCGATCTCAGTTGGGGCATCTATTGTACCATTCCACAACCAGTAAGAAAGAAATCTCTCTGGGACCTCCAGGTCAAACCAGCTGGGGGATTTCTGCAGGAGTCCCAGGGACAGGGTGTTTGTGCCATCACTTTTCCTGTATTATTTTGATTTGTAGAACAGCAGGCtctggagacagcatggcagtttggggccccattgtgcagggtgctgtgcatagGACAGTATCCCGTCTCCGCCAGTGGCCAGCACTAGATTCTGCAGAGAAAGGATCAAAACCGCCCAACGTGTGGGAtaatctcctcctcctctaggtCTCGTCCCATTGCTAAGAGCTAGAGCTCCCCTCATGACCTGAAAGAGGAGGGTCACTATCCCCGCCAACATTTTTACGATCATTTATTCTGATCTCTCTGATTAGCCCACAATCCCTTTTCGAATCTTGCTCAACTCTTGACCACAGCAATTTCTTGGCTGGGGAGTTCCATGGACTGATGGTTTATTGACTGGGAAATGTGTTTCCTTTCATCAGAATGAACTTGTcccttttcaatttcattgaacaTTCGCTTACATCCTGTCCTGTGACAGCAGGCGGGCAGGAGTCCTCGATCTCCCCGCTCTCGTGGTCAGtgacatttttcagctgaaactttttttcagtgaaaaatgcaaatGTGACCACTTGggaacattttgcaaattcaaaGTCGCCCAATTGTTTCAGTTGGAAGAAACCCccataaaaaaacaaactctgggggaaaaaatagaaacttttccctcttttggttcaaaacaacttttccttccgacattttattttttaaaaaattttaaacaacTTTAACAACCCCTCAAAATCAAAACCAGATGTTtcgtttgacccaaaatgaaactttttctgACTTTTCAGTTTGTTGAAAGTGCCGcccaaaaattaattttgatttcaCCCGAAACAACTATTTTCTCCCAATCTTTTGGTGTCGGTCTAGAACtaaattatctatctatctatgtatctatctatctccctTATCACAATCATAATTTCATATGTTCTATCACGTCGCCTCTCTTATTCCCAAGGAAAAATAGCCCCAGTTGGTTCCCCTTCTCTCCGCAGGTTTTTCCAGACCTTCCTTGTCAGCTGTCTCCAAACCCTCATGAATTCTAAAATGAAACCCCAACGGGTGCGTAGGGGAAACAGAGGTACAGTGAGGAGAAATCATGGGGACAGTATCCAGGTGTGCCGAGACTCTGCCCAATTCTTCCCCATGGCAGGAGATTGCCCGTGTGTGTGGCTCCCTCCTGGATGGGGAAATCTGAGCGGAGAAACAGTCGATTGGCAATTACCACTTTTCACGGTGCCGCTGACGTGGATGCAGTGGGTCTGGGCTCCTGGGCAGTCGATGATCTCTTCACTGCAGTGATGGGAAAACAAAGAGTAGCAGGCTGGGCAGCGGAGGCCGTTCAGGGTGGTGTTAGCCGGGGACGCTGGGAAGAAGCGGAGCAAACGCAGTCAGCTCGGGGGATGGGACGCAGGACGGGTCGGGGCCGGgagagcagctgggggctgcaCAGCTCAGCCCCGGGGGCCCCCTCCAGGGGGCGCTGTAACTCCGGGGAagccgggggcagcaggggcaggggaggggtttgCAGCAGGGAGCTCTGGACCCCGCCCCGGGTGGGGCCAGCTGGGTTGACACCTGGGGGCAGCCTAGAGCCCCGCCCACTAAACTCCACCCAGCCAGGGGCTCAGTGTTAGTCCATGGGGCGCCCCAAAGGATTCTTTCATAATCCTTTTTCCATCCTCCCAAAGAGAcccctgcaggggtcaggaggaggagaaggggacgtgaggaaggggaagagctggagggagaaggagcagggagaCGGAGACGGAGCTGGGTACCGGGAAAGGAGGCTGTATTACAGGCCTGCCCCATACAGCAGGCGGTGCTCGTGCTCGTGGATATCCCGTTCCCCAAAGTCATTAAAACAGGATCGAGGCCGCACTGGCTGGAGGACACACAGGTCTTCATGAAGGTCGGACTCTTAATCTTGCCTGCATGGGAGAAAGAGGAGATGAGGCTTCATTCCCTGGTGTCGTCGTCTCCGCCTCCCCATCGCAACTCTTCACGTGTGTGATCATGATCAAGCTAAAGatgcggaaactgaggcatggcatacagaaggaatgactcagccaAGGTCAGTATAGAACCAGGAGTGCTGATACCCACTGCTCCTTCCACCCCTCAACCTAACCCTCTCgatctctctccccttccagatttggagatagaacccaggagtcctggctcccagcccccgctatTCTGACTCACCAGACCCCAGTCCCTTCCCAAAGCCAGGGATCAAAGCAGTACTgaagtcctggcttccagccccctactctaacccactagatcaTGCCCACCTCCTGGTACTAGGAAGAGAATGAAGGAGTGCTGACTCCGAATGAGACTGTGTTCGGCGCTGGGTCAAGGTCTGGTGCACCCACCTACTACGGTTTCTGTTTTAATGATCCCACAGGAATTCATATGTTCACTGCAGACTTGGACTCTGCCCGTACAGCTGCCATGTGTGCTGACGCAAACCTCGCACGAAACACAggtccctgtggaaggaaaggcAACACGATGCACCTGGGCACAGCCCTCACTCCACTCTCTCCatccccattgactccagtgcagCTACGGGCCATTGACCCCAGCCgggatctggccctgaatttcTTGGGTTTGTGCCAATGTCGTCCCTCCCTCTATTGCAAAACCGAGTGAGGTAGCTGAGAAAGGGGGAGAAATCTTTCCCTCTCCTCGAGCTCGGTGGGAGCTGGAGGTCCCCATCTCCCCAGAGAAGATTGGTGGGGAGAATTTCCTCCACACGGGACAGGTGGtgagcagccccccagcccaggggcaaGATCTCAGTGCTGGGGCATATTTCACCCCGGGGAGGAGAGCTGCTCCCCTCCAGAGCGGCTATTCCAGGGTGGATCTTTTTCTGTCGGCACCGGGCAGGGGTCCAAGACCCCCGAGAGCCCGTTCTCACCTGTCTCCAGCAGGGCCGAGAGGAGGCAGAAGAGGAGAGGTGTCCTCATGGTGCCGGGGACGCAGCCGGACGGTGCTGAGAGCCGGGGGTCTCTGACGCAGCAAAGGCCGGGGCTTGGCAGTTATCGACAGAGGCGGGGGCGATGTTGCAATTGGTGTCATCCTGCCCAAAATGGGAAGCGGGGAGGATTTTGGCTGATGGCCTTGGGCTGTCAACACGGAGGCCCCCCAGGAAGGTAAGGGCTGGATGCTGTGTTCGTCACACGCCCGGGGGCTGCTCAGTGCACGGCCCTGGGTTTGACTCAGGCCTGGGGCACTCGCGCCGTGGGCCAGGGTGGCGCCTGGGAGGCGGTGACGGTGGAGTGGGACGAGGGGGACCCTGGCACTGGGGAGAGTGCGGGGGCATGCAGAGCCTAGGGGTGCCAGGTTTGCCCAGGCTGGCCCCTTCTCTGGGGTAGCTGTCCCCGGGAAATCTGCCAGGATGCTCTGTGCACACGCCCAAGCGGCTGGTGACACGGGCTGAGGATCATCCCGGGTGTCCTGGGTTTTTGTATCTCAGAGGTAGGAACCCTAGAGCccctggcactggggggaggggaaatggggggcacagagccattggcactggggggaggggggatgggagggcacagagcccctggcactggggggaggggaatgggggcacATAGAGACCCtggcattggggggagggggagtgggagggcaCACAGCCCCttgcatgggggaagggggactggGGACATGACAGATCCCCCGGCATGGGAGGAAAGGGGGCCCTGCTCTATTAATTTAGACAGACTAAGCAGGCTGGAGGGGTTGGCCGATCCCTGTCATTGTCCAACATTAACTAGTGTgaagcagggtgggggtttggCACACGAGATCCCCACAGACGGTGAGTGCGTGATGCTTAGTCCCGTGGCTGGTCTCTCTCCCCAGGGTCCCTTCGGTTTGGGAACCCGAGAGGGAGCGGTGGGGCTAACAGCCTGGCCCCCCCGCTGGTTTGCCCGCCGATTAACCCTCGTGTCTGAGACGCCGGGCGCAGGGCGTTGACTcccaacactcctgctaatacatcccagaaggacgTTCcgtttttttgcagcagcattactgttgactcatattcagcttgtggtccactgtgaccccgagatccctttccgcagtactccttcctaggccgtcatttcccatgttacatgtgtgcagctgattgttccctcataagtggaggactttgcatttgtccttcttgaatttcatcctatttacctcagaccatttctccagtttgtccagatcattttgaattttaatcctatcctccaaagcacttgcaacccctcccagcttggtatcatccacagactttatcagtgtactctctgtgccatgaTCGACATCACTGATGAAGACATTtaaaagaactggacccagaactgatccctgcgggaccccactcgttatgcccttccagcctgactgtgaaccactgataactactctctgggaaaggttttccatccagttatgcacccaccttataatagctccatctaggttgtatttccctagtttgtttatgagaagatcatgtgacACTGTatgaaaagccttactaaagtcaagatagaccacatctaccacttcctcccatccacaaggcttgttaccctgtcaaagaaagctatcaggttggtttgacacgatatgttcttgacaaatccatgctggctgttacttatcaccttattttttttctagatgtttgcaaactgattgcttaattatttgctccattatctttccaggtgcacacgttaagctgactggtctataattcccccaGGTTGTCCTAATTTCTCTTTTTATGGATGGTcactagatttgcccttttccagtcttctggagtcTCTTCCGTgactttcaaagataattgctaagggctcagatatctcctcagtcagctccttgagtattctaggacaCATTTCAACAGGActtggtgatttgaagacatctaatttgtctaagtaatttttaacttgttcttttcctactTTTGCCTCTagtcc
This window harbors:
- the LOC125625593 gene encoding phospholipase A2 inhibitor gamma subunit B, translating into MRTPLLFCLLSALLETGTCVSCEVCVSTHGSCTGRVQVCSEHMNSCGIIKTETVVGKIKSPTFMKTCVSSSQCGLDPVLMTLGNGISTSTSTACCMGQACNTASFPASPANTTLNGLRCPACYSLFSHHCSEEIIDCPGAQTHCIHVSGTVKSGGTTIHTTMKGCATESACTNIQRFKGAFGGFSMDLTTAECRPASHVASMAPEPARLVLPALVTVLLAKVLS